In one Micromonospora polyrhachis genomic region, the following are encoded:
- the smpB gene encoding SsrA-binding protein SmpB — translation MPSNTGRQLIASNKRAHHDYAILRTYEAGLVLRGTEVKSLRAGRASLVDAFAQERDGELLLYGLHIAEYAYGTWTNHAPRRIRKLLLHRVEIDRILTKLREPGLTLVPLSLYFADGWAKVEIGLARGKRSFDKRQALAERDANREIAREMGRRLKGSRRPA, via the coding sequence GTGCCCAGCAACACCGGTCGACAGCTCATCGCCTCGAACAAGCGTGCGCATCACGACTATGCCATCCTGCGCACCTACGAGGCTGGCCTGGTGCTACGCGGCACCGAGGTCAAGTCGCTGCGCGCCGGCAGGGCTTCGCTGGTGGACGCGTTCGCCCAGGAGCGCGACGGCGAACTACTGCTGTACGGCCTACACATCGCCGAGTACGCCTACGGCACCTGGACCAACCATGCGCCCCGACGGATCCGGAAGCTGCTCCTGCACCGGGTCGAGATCGACCGGATCCTGACCAAGCTACGGGAGCCTGGGCTGACGCTGGTGCCACTGTCGCTGTACTTCGCCGACGGCTGGGCAAAGGTCGAGATCGGCCTCGCTCGCGGCAAGCGCAGCTTCGACAAGCGCCAGGCGCTCGCCGAACGGGACGCCAACCGGGAGATCGCCCGGGAGATGGGTCGCCGGCTCAAGGGGAGCCGACGACCTGCCTAA
- a CDS encoding fibronectin type III domain-containing protein, whose product MTNVACVACGHDDQGDSSYCVNPTCGALLSPVDRTTSAPRQEVRQDTREVRRDDGGIDTDLTGTGAADPAAADRAGRRPADPAPAVVAGPSVEKRSGQRQFVIAAALVTLVALTVTAFALLRDDDPVAEVPRPTRGSMSPEMVAQVMDARPTEVEVQDEQKAAVVRWTAANQSNGQHLVQVLAAGTGMRSRVDAVPIGNGEFRVDGLDPNAGYCFRVGTVVFWDTPAAVTWSEARCIRGATWRSPLG is encoded by the coding sequence ATGACCAACGTCGCGTGTGTCGCATGTGGACACGACGATCAGGGCGACAGCTCATACTGCGTGAATCCCACGTGCGGCGCGCTGCTCTCCCCGGTCGACCGGACCACGTCCGCTCCGAGGCAGGAGGTCCGGCAAGACACGCGAGAAGTCCGGCGGGACGACGGCGGCATCGATACCGACTTGACCGGCACCGGCGCCGCTGACCCGGCCGCTGCCGATCGTGCCGGCCGGCGGCCCGCCGACCCCGCTCCGGCGGTTGTCGCCGGTCCGTCGGTCGAGAAGCGGTCCGGCCAGCGGCAGTTCGTGATCGCCGCCGCGCTGGTGACCCTCGTGGCGCTGACGGTGACCGCCTTCGCACTGCTGCGCGATGACGATCCAGTCGCCGAAGTTCCTCGGCCGACCCGTGGGTCGATGAGCCCCGAGATGGTGGCGCAGGTGATGGATGCCCGGCCCACCGAGGTGGAGGTCCAGGACGAGCAGAAGGCGGCGGTAGTGCGGTGGACCGCCGCCAACCAGAGCAATGGACAGCATCTGGTGCAGGTCCTCGCCGCCGGTACGGGAATGCGGTCCCGGGTCGACGCGGTGCCCATCGGGAATGGTGAGTTCCGCGTCGACGGGCTCGACCCGAACGCCGGTTACTGCTTCCGGGTCGGCACGGTGGTCTTCTGGGACACCCCTGCGGCGGTTACCTGGTCGGAGGCTCGCTGCATCCGCGGGGCTACGTGGCGCAGCCCGCTCGGATAG
- a CDS encoding LamG domain-containing protein yields the protein MQSRTVTVFAGLGAGVAVLVAAVAVLWPPPERGQTDPSLPELPDAVQVAVDEGGIATADCPNGMDWHTDGVRGEVVDLNGSNEYCATAGPMVDTTASYSVSAWVKLAVPPGKLAMAAVGQDGTNASGFYLQYSWYHGKWAFNWMEADVIDPADNVTATSDEPVTTEWTHLVGTYDAKTKRIQVYVNGVPGTTRTIGKPWRATGPLTIGRAKWNGQPSNYLRGNVDDVRLWTRALRPDEVVGLFTAPPAA from the coding sequence GTGCAGTCGCGAACGGTGACGGTATTTGCCGGACTCGGCGCAGGTGTGGCCGTACTTGTCGCCGCGGTGGCGGTGTTGTGGCCGCCGCCAGAACGCGGGCAGACTGACCCGTCCCTGCCCGAACTACCCGACGCGGTGCAGGTCGCGGTGGACGAGGGGGGAATCGCCACCGCGGACTGTCCCAACGGCATGGACTGGCATACCGATGGGGTTCGCGGTGAGGTGGTCGACCTCAACGGCAGTAACGAGTACTGCGCGACGGCCGGGCCAATGGTGGACACGACCGCCAGTTACTCGGTGTCCGCCTGGGTGAAGCTCGCTGTCCCTCCCGGCAAGCTGGCCATGGCGGCCGTTGGCCAGGACGGCACCAACGCGAGCGGCTTCTATCTGCAGTACAGCTGGTATCACGGCAAGTGGGCGTTCAACTGGATGGAGGCGGATGTCATCGACCCGGCCGACAACGTCACGGCCACCTCGGACGAGCCGGTGACCACGGAGTGGACCCATCTGGTGGGCACCTACGACGCGAAGACGAAACGGATCCAGGTCTACGTCAACGGTGTACCGGGCACCACCCGGACCATCGGCAAGCCGTGGCGGGCGACCGGTCCGCTCACCATCGGCCGGGCGAAGTGGAACGGCCAGCCGAGCAACTACCTGCGGGGCAATGTCGACGACGTCCGGCTCTGGACCCGGGCGCTGCGCCCCGACGAAGTCGTCGGGCTCTTCACCGCCCCGCCGGCCGCGTGA